In Lodderomyces elongisporus chromosome 2, complete sequence, the following proteins share a genomic window:
- the SKS1 gene encoding Serine/threonine protein kinase: MTLNLLPLIDTQSITTPYTPQTQTRPLSLPSSPSAKRQKPNTNMMLDGYMFNKELRFVKKIGAGTYGLIYLVENIYTGRQYAAKMVLKQPPLPSATNSPSATPTTTTATATSSSSQLNKQQIQARFYNYFLTHLVPNPASINFEYIKSQGHDCPFLTEIALHLKVHEHPNVATIHEVFNLENFAIVILLDYFEQGDLFGNIIDKQIFQKHQPSFQKQLLMKNAMLQLVDAIEYCHQNSVYHCDLKPENIMVRYNPNYKRPMDSNSIIDYNELHLVLIDFGLAMESDLICCNACRGSSFYMAPERTTNFNTNKLIKSLVDMSQYPTMMKTNAFNESNCKYLPTLAGDIWSLGVLFINITCSRNPWPVASFTETNNDVFKNYILNNNKAILSTILPISHQFNTLLNKIFVLNPNSRIDLISLYKEIIRCNFFKDTHSHSYGVKQQQHHHRQQQHRQQPHAPNPQLYTPPESTAYNSYASEFEEEDEEDVQDEDNEEDYEVDEEYTDYEDDDYIDADEADESTLNTAQLPITPKEQTPQLKEYFLQDAKAYAKKICQSTLPQFAFDAIH; encoded by the coding sequence GCTCCGGTTTGTGAAGAAGATTGGTGCTGGCACCTATGGACTCATATACTTGGTTGAAAACATCTACACAGGAAGACAATACGCAGCAAAGATGGTGCTCAAAcaaccaccattaccatcAGCTACAAACTCACCTAGtgcaacaccaacaacaacaacagcaacagcaacatcgtcatcatcgcAGCTTAACAAACAACAGATTCAAGCTCGTTTTTACAACTACTTTCTTACACATTTAGTACCCAACCCAGCTTCAATAAACTTTGAGTATATCAAGAGCCAAGGACATGACTGTCCTTTCTTAACAGAGATTGCATTACACTTGAAAGTACACGAACACCCTAATGTCGCTACTATCCATGAAGTGTtcaatttggaaaactttGCCATTGTCATTCTCCTAGACTACTTTGAACAAGGAGACTTGTTTGGCAACATTATCGATAAAcaaattttccaaaagcATCAACCAAGCTTCCAAAagcagttgttgatgaaaaatgCCATGCTTCAATTAGTTGACGCCATTGAGTACTGTCATCAAAACTCTGTATATCATTGTGATTTAAAACCAGAAAACATTATGGTGCGATACAATCCAAACTACAAAAGACCCATGGACTCCAATAGCATCATTGACTATAATGAACTCCACTTGGTGTTGATTGATTTTGGCTTGGCGATGGAATCGGACTTGATTTGTTGCAATGCTTGTCGAGGATCATCATTTTACATGGCTCCTGAGAGGACAACCAATTTTAATACAAACAAGTTGATCAAGAGCTTGGTTGACATGTCTCAATACCCCACGATGATGAAGACCAATGCCTTTAACGAATCCAATTGTAAATATTTGCCCACACTTGCAGGCGATATTTGGTCACTTGGCGTATTGTTTATCAATATCACATGCTCCAGAAACCCATGGCCCGTTGCATCTTTTACTGAGACAAATAACGATGTGTTTAAGAATTATATTTTGAACAATAACAAGGCAATATTGTCAACCATCTTGCCTATTTCACACCAGTTTAACACGTTGCTCAATAAGATTTTTGTGCTCAACCCAAACAGTAGAATCGACCTCATTAGCCTCTACAAGGAAATCATTCGTTGTAACTTTTTCAAAGACACCCATTCACACAGTTATGGCGtcaagcaacaacagcatcatcatcgtcaacaacaacatcgtCAACAACCACATGCACCAAACCCACAATTGTATACACCACCCGAATCAACAGCATACAACTCCTACGCCAGTGAATTTGAAGAGGAGGATGAAGAGGACGTGCAAGATGAGGATAACGAGGAAGATTACGAAGTGGATGAGGAGTATACAGACTATGAGGATGACGATTACATTGACGCAGATGAAGCTGACGAGTCCACTTTGAACACAGCACAATTGCCCATCACACCAAAGGAACAAACCCCACAACTTAAAGAATATTTTTTACAAGATGCTAAAGCTTatgcaaaaaagatttgCCAAAGCACATTACCACAATTTGCCTTTGATGCTATTCATTAG
- the DLT1 gene encoding Defect at low temperature protein 1, protein MEERRGSVDHIQQVPSHRATQHDGHLRHRDEQLQDDQLLRRNLSFQSLNNYRLDSRPTSPNLTLSLPRRRTTFRSYSNSHSPPSIRSIDPLDSSYHTNGAALSGDPGHHELSAYRGENLKSVSLAPTGSNVSHSTTTATGRASYLSPLDRAVTTYTSVVGYPSKKTTGFMRFSNRIASWLYSISLFIVIVLMLAFIAVTPVDVIAQTFTTNSSIAVKTFIVIIVCVAFVVIFFLIYLVRVYKFKVAMNEVPLKSLYIPFENDFPRDVFKYIDSKLKESHDVAQLAGPLHQCGLINHPGLSPPEYIQKRDSGGSGDMSGKLLPPNMQYEDVLQSFADKFYDGKLLTDADLPIHFSIRDIILYLSEQVSENAKTNEEESSNLCNQLDVDKLIAIYEKCRFSPDLITEKDMFYFMLDFDKFARICQNDYRSKMPKRMSRATRPSHSSTNYDIDENGYISSSDRKYYSSAIFYDTGDEEDEEVPHNYPRGSKYDYDYFDSDTSSMGREHNEHVHRGIHPSHLAVSPLVRQMSPFDHRRPEDQFYTNVDYEQEQSLYNDRYNNDDNDDNDERRSSLRLSRRASVSSSRSVIRNKLALQSKHTLSNLRYDDGENDANSLTRNKSGYITDSENDEFDENEFGVVDHRGLRKDYKVKKRPNAFEGVPVRIVINDEEPNEDTERHERKHEFEI, encoded by the coding sequence ATGGAAGAACGACGAGGGAGTGTTGACCATATTCAACAAGTGCCTTCACATCGTGCCACACAACACGATGGGCATCTACGACATAGAGATGAACAGTTACAAGACGATCAGCTACTTCGAAGAAACCTTTCATTCCAAAGCCTAAATAATTATCGTCTTGATTCTCGCCCTACATCGCCTAATTTGACGTTAAGTCTACCACGCAGACGCACTACATTCAGATCATACTCGAATTCACATTCGCCTCCGCTGATACGATCGATCGACCCACTCGATTCTTCTTATCATACCAATGGTGCTGCTTTACTGGGTGATCCGGGTCATCATGAATTACTGGCATATAGAGGAGAAAACTTAAAAAGCGTTAGCCTTGCACCGACGGGTAGTAATGTATCACActctactactactgctaccgGTAGAGCATCATATTTGTCTCCATTGGACAGGGCGGTTACTACATATACGTCAGTTGTTGGCTACCCGTCGAAGAAGACCACTGGATTTATGAGGTTTCTGAATCGTATAGCAAGCTGGCTATACTCCATTTCGCTATTCATTGTGATTGTACTAATGTTGGCGTTTATTGCAGTAACACCGGTTGATGTTATTGCTCAAACATTTACGACAAATAGCTCGATTGCAGTCAAGACCTTTATTGTGATTATTGTGTGTGTTGCCTTTGTGGTCATTTTCTTCCTCATATACTTGGTACGAGTTTACAAATTCAAAGTGGCAATGAACGAAGTTCCCTTGAAGTCGCTATACATTCCATTCGAAAATGATTTCCCTAGAGATGTTTTCAAGTATATCGATtccaaattgaaagaaagtCACGACGTGGCACAATTGGCGGGTCCGTTGCACCAATGTGGCTTGATTAACCACCCAGGATTGTCTCCTCCAGAGTACATACAGAAGAGAGATTCTGGTGGAAGTGGCGATATGCTGGGAAAGTTGCTTCCCCCAAATATGCAGTATGAGGAtgttttgcaaagtttTGCTGATAAGTTCTATGATGGAAAGCTTCTCACTGATGCCGATTTACCAATTCATTTTTCCATAAGAGACataattttgtatttgtcgGAGCAGGTTTCGGAAAACGCCAAAACAAATGAGGAAGAATCATCAAATCTTTGCAACCAGCTTGATGTTGACAAGTTGATTGCTATATATGAGAAATGTCGATTTAGTCCCGACTTAATAACAGAGAAAGACATGTTTTATTTCATGTTGgattttgacaagtttgcTCGGATATGCCAAAATGATTATCGGTCGAAAATGCCCAAGCGTATGCTGCGTGCAACAAGGCCGTCGCATTCGTCTACTAACTAtgatattgatgaaaatgggTATATCTCGAGCAGTGATAGGAAATATTATAGTAGTGCGATATTTTACGATACTGGcgacgaagaagatgaggaaGTTCCTCATAATTATCCTCGCGGAAGCAAGTATGACTATGATTATTTTGATTCCGATACTTCATCAATGGGCCGCGAGCATAATGAGCATGTTCATCGAGGTATTCACCCAAGCCATCTTGCAGTTTCGCCTCTAGTTCGTCAAATGAGCCCTTTCGATCATAGACGCCCCGAAGACCAGTTCTACACAAATGTTGATTACGAGCAAGAGCAATCTTTGTATAATGATCGCTAcaacaatgatgataatgacgATAATGACGAGCGCCGCTCTTCACTTCGGTTGTCGAGACGTGCGAGTGTTAGTAGTTCAAGATCAGTGATTCGTAACAAACTTGCCTTGCAAAGCAAACACACATTGCTGAACTTGAGATATGATGATGGAGAAAATGATGCAAACTCATTGACGAGAAACAAATCGGGATACATTACAGACTCAGAGAATGATGAGTTTGACGAAAATGAGTTTGGCGTGGTAGATCATAGAGGATTGAGGAAGGATTacaaggtaaaaaaaagacctAATGCATTTGAAGGAGTACCAGTAAGGATTGTGATTAATGATGAAGAGCCCAATGAGGATACTGAGAGGCATGAAAGAAAGCATGAGTTTGAAATTTAA
- the ERF2 gene encoding Eukaryotic peptide chain release factor GTP-binding subunit (BUSCO:EOG09264FYY), which translates to MSTRGQDSTDDPTYKSGSSLNRSYLTPPARSSPRLQQSNYEDDIDDFDNTFVDESGSGNENGISNGISNENTDANADRTRDMRLSFWHQFVTNWLIMDPVLLEKYKSRSNRVCKKRYKNNFVKNYKLNSNAETSKFFYFFGARLQTTKAKPINVITMVLIIVPLVIYCVFEAKWQWHNVSPAIVLVFIYLWLLTFMNFCKAAMSDPGILPRNIHLPKTLESGKIINPPEEYFNTVTLPTFSKSSGMNGNVDKVSVNNTNTNNNNNNNNSNNNNNSSSNNIGNNNGDSNTTATTTSGVQVKYCQTCHIWRPARTSHCSTCQVCVLSHDHHCVFLNNCVGERNYKYFLWFLLLACITCCYLIIVSIVQLCYYRIGRVDEIHDWFSSIGHFPLSLFLAVYGIVALIYPLLLLGFHIYLSSQNITTREYLNYVYRRKHLIFVNAFDTHSMIKNLYINWVGKSGGVGLSGIRDVYIEGDYRFAEVKPLQTFVIG; encoded by the coding sequence ATGAGTACACGAGGACAAGATTCAACAGATGACCCGACATATAAACTGGGTTCATCGTTGAATCGTTCTTACTTGACTCCACCAGCCAGAAGTTCCCCGCGCTTGCAACAGCTGAACTACGAGGATGACATTGATGACTTTGACAATACTTTTGTTGACGAAAGTGGAAGTGGTAATGAGAATGGCATTTCGAATGGCATTTCGAATGAAAATACTGATGCAAATGCTGATCGGACAAGAGATATGAGATTATCATTTTGGCATCAATTTGTCACCAACTGGTTGATCATGGACCCTGTGCTACttgaaaaatataaaagcaGGAGTAACAGAGTTTGCAAGAAGAGATACAAGAAcaattttgtaaaaaacTACAAATTGAATTCAAATGCAGAAAcatcaaagtttttttatttctttggtGCAAGATTACAAACTACTAAAGCAAAGCCAATAAACGTCATCACCATGGTATTAATCATCGTCCCCTTGGTCATCTACTGTGTTTTTGAAGCAAAATGGCAGTGGCATAATGTACTGCCTGCTATAGTGCTTGTCTTTATTTACCTTTGGCTCCTAACATTCATGAACTTTTGCAAAGCAGCAATGTCTGACCCTGGGATCCTTCCTCGCAACATTCATTTGCCAAAAACATTAGAGAGTGGAAAAATAATCAACCCTCCCGAGGAGTATTTCAACACAGTCACTCTTCCAACATTTTCCAAAAGTAGTGGTATGAATGGTAATGTAGACAAAGTCAGCgtcaacaacaccaacaccaacaataacaataacaataacaatagcaataacaataacaatagcaGTAGTAATAATATTGGCAATAATAATGGCGATAGCAACACCACAGCCACTACAACGCTGGGGGTCCAAGTGAAGTATTGTCAAACATGTCATATATGGAGACCAGCACGTACGAGTCACTGCAGCACTTGCCAAGTCTGTGTTCTTAGCCATGATCATCATTGCGTGTTTTTAAACAATTGTGTTGGTGAGAGAAActataaatattttttatgGTTTTTGCTATTAGCTTGTATTACATGTTGCTATTTGATAATTGTGTCAATTGTGCAACTATGTTATTATAGAATTGGTAGAGTTGACGAGATTCATGATTGGTTTCTGTCAATTGGTCATTTCCCACTCAGTTTATTCTTAGCAGTTTATGGTATAGTGGCCTTGATCTATCCTTTGTTACTATTAGGCTTTCACATTTACTTATCTTCACAAAATATAACTACTAGAGAGTATTTAAATTACGTTTACCGAAGAAAACATCTAATTTTTGTCAACGCGTTTGATACGCACTCGATGATTAAGAATTTATATATCAATTGGGTGGGAAAGTCTGGTGGTGTAGGACTTTCTGGTATCCGCGATGTATACATTGAAGGTGATTATAGATTTGCCGAGGTAAAGCCATTGCAAACATTTGTTATAGGATAA
- a CDS encoding uncharacterized protein (BUSCO:EOG09264PMA), with amino-acid sequence MLSREAIKVAKKSLRVKIKHKLATISQESLSQQSQEILDRLVQSPIFKNAQKVALFMNMPDSEVKTLPIIQECYNQKKEVYLPRCNTISAPNRKRNYLSMLNVPTFQDILELRPQGKYQLLEPIEGKDALDSGDLDLILMPGVAFNQQRERLGHGAGFYDEYLYTYKTKWEHLPLLVGLALEEQITTNGLIPVESHDFKLDQIITPSNTFTKIEGI; translated from the coding sequence ATGCTTTCCCGAGAAGCTATAAAAGTAGCCAAAAAGCTGCTAAGAGTCAAAATCAAACACAAGCTAGCAACCATTTCACAGGAATCTCTTTCCCAGCAATCGCAAGAAATATTAGACAGACTAGTTCAATCGCCCATTTTCAAGAATGCTCAAAAGGTCGCCTTGTTCATGAACATGCCTGACCTGGAAGTAAAGACTTTACCAATAATCCAGGAATGCTAcaatcaaaagaaagaagtttATCTTCCTAGGTGCAACACTATTAGTGCACCCAAtcggaaaagaaattatttGTCAATGTTGAATGTGCCCACGTTTCAAGATATTCTTGAACTTCGACCGCAGGGAAAGTATCAATTACTAGAACCCATTGAGGGGAAAGATGCATTAGATTCAGGTGATTTGGACCTCATACTCATGCCTGGTGTTGCATTTAACCAGCAACGAGAGCGTTTAGGTCATGGTGCTGGATTCTATGACGAATATTTGTATACGtacaaaaccaaatgggaaCACTTGCCACTTTTGGTTGGACTTGCATTGGAAGAACAAATAACAACTAATGGGCTCATACCGGTTGAACTGCATGACTTTAAGCTTGACCAGATTATAACTCCCTCCAATACATTTACAAAAATAGAGGGAATCTAA
- a CDS encoding uncharacterized protein (BUSCO:EOG09264EGS) translates to MNRLDVLSNKYNDDRQGLASRGSSNKTTASSSTSSSAPTAGVSNNTTSSTSKSTGIAPSITSAITITTTPSTTNATSSSTAFSSNTAAARSSSRPTSSSLKPPTFPSPFSAQRAAPPITASSSSTPQAEARARQKVVLQPGHSPLDWANLNRNAPKHKLRGVPPNFPPPQVVRIDKTELKKHKTRDDCWTCINGKVFNITPYVNFHPGGVEEIMKCAGRDGTVLFNKYHSWVNADRMLENCIVGIMVK, encoded by the coding sequence ATGAATCGACTAGATGTTTTGTCCAACAAGTATAATGATGATAGACAGGGTCTAGCGCTGCGAGGAAGCAGCAATAAAACAACCGCCTCTTCATCCACCTCCTCATCCGCCCCCACAGCCGGCGTCAGTAATAACACTACTTCCAGCACTAGTAAAAGTACAGGCATTGCTCCTTCTATTACCTCCGCTATAACCATTACTACCACCCCCAGCACCACCAACGCGACTTCTTCCTCAACTGCCTTCAGTTCTaatactgctgctgctagaTCCAGTTCTCGGCCAACATCTTCATCGTTGAAGCCTCCCACATTCCCTTCCCCATTCTCGGCACAACGCGCTGCACCTCCAATAACTGCCAGCTCTAGTAGTACACCTCAAGCAGAAGCTCGAGCTCGCCAGAAAGTTGTTCTTCAACCAGGTCATTCGCCCCTCGACTGGGCGAATTTGAACAGGAACGCACCAAAACATAAGCTACGAGGTGTACCGCCAAATTTTCCTCCACCACAAGTAGTGAGGATTGATAAGactgaattgaaaaagcaTAAAACCAGAGATGACTGCTGGACATGCATCAATGGCAAAGTTTTTAATATCACGCCCTATGTAAACTTCCATCCTGGCGGGGTCGAAGAAATTATGAAGTGTGCGGGCCGCGATGGAACAGTGTTGTTTAATAAATACCATAGCTGGGTTAATGCAGATCGAATGCTAGAGAATTGCATTGTTGGAATAATGGTGAAATAG
- a CDS encoding uncharacterized protein (MEROPS:MER0005855) — translation MFSKRPDKHTTGLINLRNDCFANSSLQAYSSLPSLTEYLNHLILSFHQLSDFINEHHLDVDELIRLRLEHNKSLQNSKFKSSNAKFTIPLHLAMANMVKKLQETQMTSKTISVWTFLHELENIFQAKISKSQHDAHELTQLVNETLENENLKLKSFHKYILTNLHRIVPKGEQPLPQDYTELESIHIPEFPFDGLIMGQMVCFSCHGVSKPNFTPFVILTLPTPNTTQCDLEKLLEDNESETIEGYQCLKCRIDKIVANEQEILRQNQGQPRTFASPEEEEFINEIFRLHQGNLCINEDIPEPLEKFIKNYNVNGLDVSKITSTVSKKSHILKPPKIFGLHLSRSKFDGQSVTRNSCMVHFKDSMTLSIGKEYHEKLRDFQQYVQDEEATLIKNLSSKVLTTDENDMEDEEVQRDDFEEKGNEDEEDDLDDGDTTDVGEGGSTTEGDTDFTDDGGDDGDEDEDEDEDEAGDEGDDQSSLTSAESVPQTITTSSTIRPNEGDSDGQAHTINKAPISAQQTEKLKEQFKKFKFNENDVYKYRLRAIIKHIGSHTQGHYECYKHKPLYVKNSEGNIFKLTPEITDIAGDTHCDVTPVEQPETEKENDEKKDAPEKRSRFSLRSPSVSSGSQDNDEGLRHKFSNLMGRRPSVIQANPRNVEEILQSGLQTPAEILVDDPMKTESHNNFDNAFAQAHFKNSFQENNSGQGANNDTSKSAPQKKVKMKKINSIISHPYWRISDAQVDEVSRATVLAEETSVYMLYYERVDRKQIKHSRKAK, via the coding sequence atgttttccaaaagacCAGATAAACATACCACGGGTCTAATTAACTTGAGAAACGATTGCTTTGCCAATAGTTCATTGCAAGCATACTCCTCTTTACCAAGTTTGACGGAATATTTGAACCATTTAATCTTGAGTTTCCACCAACTATCCGATTTCATCAATGAACACCATTTGGATGTTGACGAGCTTATTAGATTGAGATTGGAACACAACAAGTCTCTCCAAAACTCGAAATTCAAATCATCCAATGCAAAGTTCACCATTCCATTACATTTGGCCATGGCCAATATGGTGAAGAAATTGCAAGAGACCCAAATGActtcaaaaacaatcaGTGTCTGGACTTTTCTACACGAGTTGGAAAATATATTCCAGGCCAAGATTTCCAAGAGTCAACACGATGCACACGAGCTTACTCAGCTTGTAAATGAAACTTTGGAGAATGAAAACTTGAAGCTTAAAAGTTTCCACAAATACATCTTGACTAACTTGCATCGAATAGTTCCCAAAGGCGAACAGCCATTGCCACAAGATTATACTGAACTTGAATCTATTCACATTCCAGAGTTCCCATTTGATGGGCTTATAATGGGTCAAATGGTCTGCTTCTCGTGTCATGGTGTTTCGAAACCAAACTTTACTCCCTTTGTGATTTTAACATTGCCAACACCAAATACCACCCAATGcgatttggaaaaattgCTCGAAGATAACGAGAGTGAGACCATTGAGGGATACCAGTGTCTCAAATGTCGAATTGACAAGATTGTAGCCAACGAGCAAGAAATTTTGCGTCAAAACCAAGGTCAACCTAGAACATTTGCCTCgccagaagaagaagagtttATCAATGAGATTTTTAGGTTGCATCAAGGAAACCTTTGTATTAATGAAGATATACCGGAGCCATTGGAgaaatttatcaaaaacTATAATGTTAATGGATTGGACGTTTCGAAAATCACCTCCACTGTGTCTAAAAAGTCACACATTTTGAAGCCGCCAAAGATTTTTGGATTACATTTATCAAGGTCTAAATTTGACGGACAAAGTGTTACTCGAAACTCTTGTATGGTTCACTTTAAAGATTCAATGACATTATCAATTGGTAAAGAGTACCATGAAAAATTGAGGGATTTCCAACAATATGTCCAGGATGAAGAGGCTACATTAATTAAAAACTTGAGTTCTAAGGTGTTGACCActgatgaaaatgatatGGAGGATGAAGAGGTTCAAAGAGATGACTTTGAGGAGAAAGgtaatgaagatgaagaggacGATCTTGATGATGGCGATACAACAGATGTTGGTGAAGGTGGCAGTACCACAGAGGGAGACACTGATTTTACggatgatggtggtgatgatggtgatgaggACGAGGACGAGGACGAGGACGAAGCGGGGGACGAAGGAGATGATCAATCTTCTTTAACTAGTGCCGAGTCTGTACCTCAAACAATCAcaacttcttcaacaattcGACCCAATGAAGGAGACTCAGATGGTCAAGCCCACACCATAAACAAAGCACCGATTTCAGCACAGCAAACtgagaaattaaaagagcAGTTTAAGAAATTCAAGTTCAATGAAAATGATGTTTACAAATATAGACTACGTGCAATCATTAAACATATTGGCTCGCACACTCAGGGCCATTATGAGTGttacaaacacaaacctTTATATGTAAAGAATAGTGAGGgaaacattttcaaattgacACCTGAGATTACTGATATCGCAGGTGATACGCACTGTGATGTCACACCAGTTGAGCAACCAGAGAccgaaaaggaaaatgacGAGAAGAAGGATGCTCCAGAAAAACGAAGCAGATTTTCTTTAAGGTCACCAAGTGTTTCTTCAGGGTCCCAAGACAATGATGAAGGATTGCGTCACAAGTTTTCTAACTTGATGGGACGCCGTCCTTCCGTTATTCAAGCCAACCCTCGAAATGTGGAAGAAATCCTTCAATCTGGTTTACAAACCCCAGCAGAGATTCTTGTTGACGATCCAATGAAGACCGAATCGCATAATAACTTTGACAATGCTTTTGCACAAGCTCACTTTAAAAATTCATTTCAAGAAAACAACAGTGGCCAAGGAGCCAATAATGACACATCAAAATCTGCGCCACagaaaaaggtaaaaatgaagaagatcaaTTCAATCATCAGTCACCCATACTGGCGGATCAGTGACGCGCAAGTTGATGAAGTTTCTCGGGCAACTGTTTTGGCTGAAGAAACTAGTGTTTATATGTTGTACTATGAAAGGGTCGATAGAAAGCAAATAAAGCACAGCCGAAAAGCCAAGTGA